CCGATGGCGCCGGGACGAGGCCTTCCGCCGGACCGCCCTGCACCGGCCGGACCTGATCGAGCGCTGCGACCCGTCCGCGTTCGACAGGAAGGACCGGGAGATCCTCTCCATCCTGGGCTGGGCGCCGTCTCCCGACGGCCGATTTTGGCGCAGGCCTCAGGCCGTGGAAGAATAGGCCGCTGCCGTTCGTCCGGCGTGCGCCCCTGCCACAGGGGGACACGACGCCCGTCCCGACGCCGCGGCTCCTTCACGATCACTTCCTATTGCCGTCGATGACCTGTGGCATCGGCGAAGAAAGCAGACGAACATGTCGCACGTGCTCGACGCCGTCAACGCCGCCTCGCTGCGGACCGACCTCCCCGCCTTCCGCCCCGGTGACACCGTGAACGTCCACGTCCGCGTCATCGAGGGCAACCGCTCCCGCATCCAGCAGTTCAAGGGCGTCGTCATCCGCCGCCAGGGTTCGGGCGTCAGCGAGACCTTCACGGTCCGCAAGGTCTCCTTCTCCGTCGGCGTCGAGCGCACCTTCCCGGTGCACAGCCCGATCTTCGAGAAGATCGAGCTGGTCACCCGCGGCGACGTCCGCCGTGCCAAGCTCTACTACCTGCGTGAGCTGCGCGGCAAGGCCGCGAAGATCAAGGAGAAGCGCGAGAACTGAGCCGCGGCTCACACCCGTGCCCCGCTGAGGCCTCATACGGTTCTTACGGCGGCCGGATAGCATCTGGCCCCGATGGACACCGAAGCACTGCACACGGAGCGCGACCGCTCTTCCGCCCCCGAGACCCACGGGTCCGGCGCCGGAGAGGGGTCGCGCTCCGTGCGCGTTTCCCGGCAGTCCCCCCGGCGGTGGTCCCCCTGGCGGCGAGCCGGTGTCCTCGGCGGTGCCTGCGCCGTCTTCCTGCTGCTCCTCAGCCACTTCGTGATGCAGCCGTTCCTGATCCCCAGCACTTCCATGCAGCCCGCCCTGGAGGTCGGCGACCGGGTGCTGGTGAACAAGCTGGCGTACCGCTTCGGCTCCGAGCCGCGGCGCGGTGACGTGGTCGTGTTCGACGGCACCGGCTCCTTCGTCCCGGAGGGCGTGGCGGAGAACCCGGTCAGCGCCGCCGCCCGGGAGGGGCTCTCCGCCCTCGGGCTCGCGGAACCGTCCGACACCGATTTCGTCAAACGTGTGGTGGGCGTGGGCGGCGACCGCGTGGTCTGCTGCGACAAGGGGGGACGGCTCGAGGTGAACGGCGTACCGGTCGACGAGAGCTATCTGTACGCCGGTGACGCCGCGTCGCACGTGCCCTTCGACATCGTCGTACCGCAGGGGACCCTGTGGGTCATGGGCGACCACCGCAGCAGGTCGCGCGACTCCCGCGACCACCTCGGCGAGCCCGGCGGTGGCACGGTGCCCCTCGACAGGGTCGTCGGACGCGCGGACTGGATCGGCTGGCCGGCCGGCCGCTGGTCCCCGCTGCCGGCGACCGGCGCCTTCGACCGCGTGACCGCGCCGGAAGGCGCCCATGGGTAGCCGCGGACGCCGTGCGAGCCACCGGGCCGACACCAGGCTGCCCACCGGTACCCGGCCCACCGACGGCGGCCGGACGCTCCCCGGGCGCGCCGAGCGGCGCAGGCTCGCCAAGAAGGTGAAGAGACGGCGGCAGCGCTCCGCGGTCAAGGAGATCCCGATCCTGATCACGGTGGCGCTGGTGATCGCCCTGGTGCTCAAGACGTTCCTGGTGCAGGCGTTCGTCATCCCCTCCGGCTCGATGGAGCAGACGATCCGCATCGACGACCGGGTCCTGGTCGACAAGCTGACGCCCTGGTTCGGCTCCAAGCCCGAGCGCGGCGACGTCGTCGTCTTCAAGGACCCCGGCGGCTGGCTCGAGGACGAGCAGACCCCGCGGCCGGACGACCCGATCGTCGTCAAGCAGGTCAAGGACGTACTGACCTTCATCGGCCTGCTGCCGAGCGACGACGAGCAGGACCTGATCAAGCGGGTCGTCGCCGTCGGCGGCGACTCGGTGAAGTGCTGCGACGCGGACGGCAGGGTCACGGTCAACGGGGTCCCGCTGAACGAGCCGTATCTGCACCCCGGCAACGCCCCGTCGACGATGCGGTTCGACGTGCAGGTCCCCGAGGGCCGGCTCTTCGTGATGGGCGACCACCGGTCGAACTCGGCCGACTCCCGGTTCCACCTCGACGAGGAGTACAGCGGCACCGTCTCGGAGGAGGAGGTCGTCGGGCGCGCCGTGGTCATCGCGTGGCCGCTGGACCACTGGCGCAAACTGGAGGAGAGGGGTACGTACGCCTCGGTGCCCGATGCGCGCGCCGGGACGGCCACCGCACTCGGACCGTCGCATAGTGTGTCCTCCCGGGATCACAAAGGAGTGGTCCTGCTCCCGAGCCCTGCGGAACTCCCGCTCGTTATGGGAGTGGTGGGCCTGCGTCTTCTCGGGCGCCGGCGGTCGCACGGAGTGAGGAGTGGATGTGGGGGATGTGGCGGTAGGCGCACGGTCCGGACACGAGGGGCCCGAGGAGCGGCCCGAGCGGTACGCGAGGCCTTCCCCCGGTTCCGGCAGCTCCGACGGCCTTCCCCCGCAGGGCGACGGCGCTTCGGGGGACGGTGAGGCGGCGGGCGACGGCGGCTCGTCCGGTACCGGTGCGAAGAAGCAGCGGTCCTTCTGGAAGGAACTGCCGCTGCTGGTCGGTATCGCGCTGGTGCTGGCGCTGCTGATCAAGACCTTCCTGGTGCAGGCGTTCTCGATCCCGTCCGACTCGATGATGAACACGCTGCAGCGGGGCGACCGGGTGCTGGTCGACAAGCTGACTCCCTGGTTCGGCTCCGAGCCCGAGCGCGGCGAGGTCGTGGTGTTCCACGATCCGGGCGGCTGGCTGGACGACACCCACACCCCCGAGCCCAACCTGGTGCAGCGGTTCCTGAGCTTCATCGGCCTGATGCCGTCGTCGGAGCAGAAGGACCTGATCAAGCGGGTCATCGCGGTAGGCGGTGACACCGTCTCCTGCAAGAAGGGGGGCAAGGTCATGGTCAACGGCAAGGCCCTGGACGAGACGTCGTACATCCGCCCGGGCAGCACGCCCTGCGACGACAAGCCGTTCGGGCCGATCCGGGTGCCCGAGGGCCGGATCTGGGTGATGGGCGACAACCGGGACAACTCCCTGGACTCCCGCTACCACCAGGAGCTGCCCTACAACGGCACGGTCAGCAACGAGGACGTCGTGGGGCGGGCCGTGGTGGTGGCCTGGCCGTTCGACCGCTGGTCCACGCTGCCCGTTCCGGACACCTTCGACCAGCCCGGACTGAACGCGGCGGCGCCGATCGGCGGGACCGCCGTGCCCGGCGCACTCGCCGCGGCGGGCGCGTTGCCGATCGTGCTGGTCCGCCGGAGGCGGCTGACCGGCGGGCGAACCGGCGGGTAGGGTGCCGCTCGGATCAGCGATCGCCGGTCCTGGGAGGCAGGGAGCGCTGCGATGAGCGGAATGGGACGTACGGGCAACGGCCGCGGCCGCCTCGGCAGTGTGCTGTCGGGGCTCGCCGTGGCCGTCGGCTGTGTGCTCTTCCTCGGCGGCTTCGTCTGGGGGGCGCTGCTCTACCAGCCGTACACGGTGCCGACGGACTCGATGTCCCCCACCGTGGCGCCGGGAGACCGGGTGCTGGCGGAGCGGATCGACGGCTCCGAGGTCCGGCGCGGGGACGTCGTCGTCTTCACCGACCGGGTGTGGGCGGACGCGCCGATGGTGAAGCGCGTGGTCGGGATCGGCGGGGACACGGTCGCCTGCTGCGACGCGGACGGCCGGATGACCGTCGACGGCAGGGCCGTCGAGGAACCGTATCTGCGCGGTGAGGAGCCCGCCTCGCCGATCGGTTTCACCGTCTCGGTGCCCGAGGGGAAGCTCTTCCTCCTGGGGGACGAGCGCAGGACCTCCGTGGACTCCCGAGCGCACCTTCAGGAGGCCGGCCAGGGCACGGTGCCGGCCGGGGCCGTCAGCGCCCGGCTGGACGCCGTCGCCTGGCCTCTCGGCGGAGTCCTGGAACGGCCGCGGAGCTTCGCCGCCCTGCCGGGCGGGATCTCCGAGCCCGGGCCCATCCGGCAGGTTCTGGCGACGGTGACGGCCGGTGCCGTGCTGATCCTGGGCGGGGCCGCCTGGGGGCCGCTCGCCGGGCTCGCCGGCCGACGGCGGCGGTCGGCCGGGCGGAGCGGGGCGGCCGGGCGGAGCGGGGCGGCCGCGGATGCCTGAGGAGCCCGCGGAGGGCCTGGCACCCGGGGCGGCCGCGGACGGGCCCGCGCTGCGCCGGGTCTCCCGGGTGATCCTGCTCGATCCCGACGACCGCGTGCTGCTGCTGCACGGCTTCGAGCCGGACGATCCGGACGACGACTGGTGGTTCACGCCCGGCGGCGGGGTCGAGGGCACGGAGTCCCGGGAGGAGGCCGCGCTGCGCGAACTGGCCGAGGAGACGGGGATCACGGAGGTCGAGCTGGGGCCGGTGATCTGGCAGCGCCAGTGCTCCTTCCCGTTCGACGGGCGCCGCTGGGACCAGGACGAGTGGTACTACCTGGCGCGTACCCGGCAGACGGCGACCAGCCTGACGGGGCTGACCCGGCTGGAGCGGCGCAGTGTCGCCGGGCTCAGGTGGTGGACCTCCGCCGAACTGTCCGCGGCGCGTGAGACGGTGTACCCGACCAGGCTCGCCGAGCTGCTGCGCACGCTGCTCGACGAGGGGCCTCCGAGTGCGCCCGTGGTCCTGGCCCGGGAAGTCGTCTAGGGACGCGGGGGCTGGCGCACAATGGGGGGACGCACGGCTGAAGGGGAACATGCCATGAGCGCCGAGGACCTCGAGAAGTACGAGACCGAGATGGAGCTGAAGCTCTACCGGGAGTACCGCGACGTCGTCGGTCTGTTCAAGTACGTGATCGAGACCGAGCGTCGCTTCTACCTCACCAATGACTACGAGATGCAGGTGCACTCGGTGCAGGGCGAGGTCTTCTTCGAGGTGTCCATGGCGGACGCCTGGGTCTGGGACATGTACCGGCCGGCCAGGTTCGTGAAGCAGGTCCGGGTGCTCACGTTCAAGGACGTGAACATCGAGGAGCTGAACAAGAGCGATCTGGAGCTCCCCCAGGGCTGACCCTCACCCGAACGAGGGGCGCGGTTTTCCACAGCGAGGCGGTTTTCCACCAAGATCCACCCGCCGGGGCCACGCGCGTCAGAGTCGGTGCCGGAGGTGGTGCCGAGATGAACGCGACGCGTGCACTGGGGCGGTACGGCGAGGAACTGGCGGCCCGGCGGCTGGCGGCGGGCGGGATGGCCGTGCTCGCCCGGAACTGGCGATGCGGACGGGCCGGCGAGATCGACATCGTCGCCCGGGACGGCGACACGGTGGTCGTCTGCGAGGTCAAGACGCGCAGGGGCGGCCCGGAGGGGCGGGCGCCCTTCGAACATCCGATGGCCGCGATCACCACGGCCAAGGCGGACCGCCTCAGACGTCTGGCCGCGTGCTGGCTGGAGCTCCACGGGGGACCACCACCCCGCGGCGGGGTGCGGATCGATCTCGTGGCGGTGCTGCTCCCCCGGCGGGGAGCGCCCCGGGTCGAGCACGTGACGGGGGTGGCCTGATGGGATTCGCCCGCACCTGCTCCGTGGCGCTGGTGGGCGTCGAGGGCGTGGTCGTGGAGGTCCAGGCGGACCTGGAACCGGGGGTCGCGGCCTTCACCCTGGTCGGGCTGCCGGACAAGAGCCTCGTGGAGAGCCGCGACCGGGTCCGGGCGGCGGTCGTCAACTCCGGTGCCGAGTGGCCGCAGAAGAAGCTCACGGTCGGCCTCAGCCCGGCGTCCGTGCCCAAGGGCGGCAGTGGGTTCGACCTCGCCGTAGCCTGCGCGGTCCTGGGCGCGGCCGAGCGCGTCGATCCCAGGGCGATCGCGGATCTGGTGCTCCTCGGCGAGCTCGGCCTGGACGGCAGGGTGCGGCCGGTGCGGGGCGTCCTGCCCGCGGTCCTCGCCGCGGCGGAGGCCGGCTACCAGCAGGTCGTCGTGCCCGAGCGGACCGCGGGCGAGGCCTCGCTCGTGCCGGGCGTCTCGGTCCTCGGCGTGCGCAGTCTCCGCCAGCTGATCGCGGTGCTGAACGACGAGCCGGTGCCGGAGGAGGAGCCCGACGGCGACGGCCGGCCCGGTGCCCTGCTCGCGGGGCTGGTGGTGCCCGGCGCCGGGCCGGGCACGGGACTCCCCGCCGATCCGGACCGGGCCGGCTCCCTGCCCGACCTGGCGGACGTCGCCGGTCAGCACGGGGCACGGACCGCGCTCGAGGTCGCCGCGGCCGGGAGACACCACCTGCTGCTCCAGGGACCTCCGGGCGCGGGCAAGACCATGCTCGCGGAGCGGCTTCCGTCGGTGCTCCCGCCGCTCACCCGCAAGGAGTCCCTCGAGATCACCGCCGTCCACTCGGTCGCGGGCATCCTCCCGCCCGGCGAACCCCTGGTGCGCACCCCGCCCTACTGCGCCCCGCACCACTCTGCGACGATGCAGTCCCTCGTGGGCGGCGGGCAGGGCGTGCCGAGGCCCGGAGCGGTCTCCCTGGCGCACCGGGGCGTCCTGTTCCTGGACGAGGCCCCGGAGTTCTCCGGCAAGGCGCTCGACGCCCTCCGCCAGCCCCTCGAATCGGGTCATGTGATCGTGGCGCGGAGTGCGGGTGTGGTCCGGCTGCCCGCCCGGTTCCTCCTGATGCTCGCGGCCAACCCCTGCCCCTGCGGGCGCCACACCCTGCACGGCGCGGGATGCGACTGCCCTCCCGCGCTGATCCGGCGCTACCAGGCACGGCTCTCCGGCCCGCTGCTCGACCGGGTGGACCTGCGGGTCGAGGTGGAGCCCGTCAGCCGCGCCGACCTGCTGGGCCAGGGCGCCCGCGGCGAGCCGTCCGCGTCCGTCGCGGCCCGGGTCGGGGAGGCGCGGGACCGGGCGGCCGCCCGGCTGTCCGGCACCCCGTGGCGCGCCAACAGCGAGGTGCCCGGCCATGAGCTGCGCACCCGCTGGCACACCGCTCCCGGCGCGCTCGCCGCGGCGGAGCGGGACATGGAGCGGGGGCTGCTCACGGCCAGGGGCATGGACCGGGTGCTCCGGGTCGCCTGGACGGTCGCCGACCTCGCCGGCCGTGACCGGCCCCATGCACGGGATGTGGACCTGGCGCTGCAACTGCGCACGGGCATCGCCCGCGGCGTCCCGGCGGGCTTCGGAGCCGGGCGATGAGCACCGGTCCCGTGCACGGGCCGCCCCGGCGCCCGGGCACGGAGTGGGGAGCCCCGGCATGACCGCCGGAGCGGGTGAGGAGGAGCGCAGGGCGCGTGCGGCGTTGACAGGGGTCGTCGAACCGGGTGATGAGCGCGCGGGCGGATGGCTGCGCCGGTACGGCCCGGTGGAGCTCCTGACCCGTCTCACCGCGCCCGCCGGGACCGAGAACCCCCTCCCCGGAGCCGGGGAGGAGCGGATGCGGGGCTACCGGACCCGGGCAGCGGCGGCCCGTCCGGAGCGCGATCTGGAGCGGGTGGCCGAGCTGGGCGGGCGTTTCGTGTGCCCGGGGGACCCGGAGTGGCCGGGGCAGCTGGACGACCTCGGAGACGCGAGACCGGTCGGGCTCTGGGTGCGAGGCCCCGCCGACCTGCGGATATGGGCCCTGCGCTCGGTCGCCGTGGTGGGTGCCAGAGCCTGCACCCCGTACGGCGCCCATGTGTCCGGGACACTCGCCTCGGGTCTGGCCGAACGCGGCTGGGTCGTCGTCTCCGGCGCGGCGTACGGGATCGACGCCGCCGCCCATCGGGGTGCCCTGTCCACGGGGGGCGCCACGGTCGCCGTGCTGGCCTGCGGGGTGGACACCGTCTACCCCCGGGGGCACACCGAGTTGATCGGCCGCATGGTCGAACAGGGTCTGGTCGTAGCGGAGTTGCCGCCGGGAGCCCACCCCACACGCAGCCGGTTCGTGCTGCGGAACCGGGTCATCGCGGCCCTGTCGCGGGGCACCGTCGTCGTGGAGGCCGAGTACCGGAGCGGTTCCCTGGCCACCGCCCGTGCCGCGGAGCGCCTCGGACGCCTCACCATGGGTGTTCCCGGCCCGGTGACCAGCGGGCTCTCCTCGGGGGTGCACGAACTGCTGCGCAGCGGGGCGGTGCTGGTCACCGACCCCGACGAAGTGGTCGAACTGGTCGGTGACATCGGTGAACTCGCCCCCGCGCGCCGGGGACCCGTGCTCCCCAGAGACCTTCTCGGGCCCGGCTGCGCACGTGTTCTGGAGGCGCTCCCGGTCCGCGCCGCCCTCGACGGCCGGGAGGTCGCCGTTCGAGCCGGCACCTCGCCCGACGAGACCCTCGCGAGGCTGTACGAACTGCACTCCCTGGGCTTCGTCGAACGCCGAGGGGACCGCTGGCAGTTGGCCCCGGGAGACACAACGGGCTCGAACGTACGGCGAGGCGATGCTTGACCTGGGGCATTCGGGTGACAGGGTGAGCCCGATGGCCCCGGCCGCACCTTCGCGACAGCCCGAGGGCCGGTGCCCGCTGCCCCGGCCCTCGTTCGAAGATGTGGCCGAAGGTACACACTCACCGAGGCGCGATCCGCCGCCGTTCGCGCACCGCTATCCGCCAGTCACGCTACGCTCGCCAGGTTCACCGCCCAGCCCCCGGCCCAGACAACCCGTCCCATCACGCTCCACGGCAGAACGGCTCAAAGGCAACGCATGCCCCAGCACACCTCCGGGTCTGACCACGCGGCAGTTCCCCCCGCTGCCCGTGGTTCCGTGCGGCCGCCCGCGCCCTCGTCGCTCGAAGAGCTGTGGCGGTCGTACAAGGCCACCGGTGACGAACGGTTGCGGGAGCAGCTGATCCTGCACTACTCACCGCTGGTGAAGTACGTCGCGGGCCGGGTGAGCGTCGGACTGCCGTCCAACGTCGAGCAGGCGGACTTCGTTTCCTCCGGGGTCTTCGGACTCATCGACGCGATCGAGAAGTTCGACATCGAGCGTTCGATCAAGTTCGAGACGTACGCGATCACCCGGATCCGGGGCGCCATGATCGACGAGTTGCGGGCACTGGACTGGATCCCTCGCTCCGTGCGGCAGAAGGCCCGTAACGTCGAGCGTGCGTACGCCACGCTGGAGGCGCAACTGCGGCGCACCCCCTCCGAGAGCGAGGTGGCCGCCGAGATGGGCATCTCGCTCGAGGAACTGCACTCCGTCTTCAGCCAGTTGTCCCTGGCGAACGTGGTCGCCCTGGAGGAACTGCTCCATGTCGGGGGCGAGGGCGGCGACCGGCTCAGCCTCATGGACACCCTGGAGGACACCGCAGCGGACAATCCGGTGGAGGTGGCCGAGGACCGCGAGCTGCGACGCCTCCTCGCCCGCGCCATCAACACGCTCCCCGACCGGGAGAAGACCGTCGTCACCCTCTACTACTACGAAGGCCTGACGCTGGCCGAGATCGGCAACGTCCTGGGCGTCACCGAGAGCCGGGTCAGCCAGATCCACACCAAGTCCGTACTGCAACTCAGGGCGAAACTGGCCGACGTCGCCAGATGAGGCGGCGCCGCCCGCCGGGGCCGGCCCCACCGCGGAGCCGGCAGCGGGGCCGGGCCGATCCGGCACGGTCCCGCCCGTGCGAGCCGTCCTCGCCGTAAAGTGGTTCCGTGCCAAGGATTCGAGCGGCCTCCGTGGCCGAGCACCGGACCATGCAGCGCGCCGCTCTGCTGGACGCCGCACGCTCCCTGCTGTCCGAAGGGGGGACGGAGGCGCTCACCTTCCCCGCCCTCGCCGAGCGCACGGGCCTGGCCAGATCCTCCGTCTACGAGTACTTCCGCTCCCGCGCCGCGGTGGTCGAAGAGCTGTGCGCCGTCGACTTCCCCGTCTGGGCGGCGGAGGTGGAGGCAGCCATGGCGGCCGCGGACACCGCCGAGGGCAAGGTCGAGGCCTATGTGCGCCGTCAGCTCGAGCTCGTCGGCGACCGGCGCCACCGGGCGGTCGTCGCGATCTCGGCGAGCGAGCTGGACGACGGCGCCAGGGAGAAGATCCGCGCCGCGCACGGCGGGCTGGTCGCCATGATCGTGGAGGCGCTCGGGGAGCTGGGGCACCAGCATCCCCGACTCGCGGCCATGCTCCTCCAGGGGGTCGTGGACGCCGCGGTGCGCCGTATCGAGCTGGGCGCCGCCGAGGAGCCCCCCGCCATCGCCGAGGCCGCGGTCTCGATGGCGCTCCGCGGGGTCCGGGGAGCCTGAGCCCGCACCGACCCCTTCTGCCGGACCTGCGGGCCTCGTGCCCGGGCGATTCCGGCCGCACTCCGTGCCCGTGCCCTCCCGCGCCCGAGTCCGTGCCGTACGCCACGTGCCGGCCCGGTGCCGTGCGATTCCTGCCGCACTCGGTGCCCGTGCCCCACGTACCAACCCCGGTGCCCGTGCCATTCCTGCGCACTCGGTGCCCGTGCCGCGCTCCACTGCGTCGCTCCGGTGCCCACTGCGCCGTTCCCGCCCCGCCCCCTGCGCCGCGGCCGGTGCGCGGCTCCGCAGCGCCCGCCCACGAGCAGCGTCTGCCCTCCCTCCTGCGGGCCGGGCCGGGCCGTCGCCGGTGGCGTGGCGCCCTGTGGGCGGCGATCGCCGCCGCCAGCAGCAGGGCCTGGACCGCGTCCGCGCCCGCCCGGGACGGAGCGGCCGACACCTCGGCGAGCCCCGGCAGTGCTCCCCCCGGTGCCGGCAGCGCTCCCCCGGGTGCCGTCGGCGGCCCCGGTACGCCGAACACCGGAAGCAGCCGGGACGGGCCGCGGCGCAGGGCCGACGCGGGCAGGAGGGAGAGCGGGTCGAGGTACTCGTCGCCGCGCCGGAGTCCCCAGTGCAGACAGCCGGGCGGACAGTGCGAGGAACCCTCCGCCACCACCGCCACCACCTGCCCCTCGGACACCAGGGCACCCGGCCGGACCAGTGGGCGCACCGGCTCGTAGGTCGTGCGCAGCGGCAGGCCGCCCGTACCCGCCAGTTCGATCGACAGCACTCCGCGCCCCGCCACCGGCCCGGCGAAGGACACCCGGCCCGGCGCCGCGGCGCGCACCTCGGTGCCCGGGGGCGCCGCCAGGTCCACACCGCGGTGGCCCCGCCCGTACGGGGAGGGCGGCGGTGCCCAGCCCCGCACCACCGAGGGGCGGGGCGGGCCCACCGGCCAGACCGCCGCCCGCGCCGCCACCGGGGAGACCAGGACCAGCAGCACCGCCGCCAGCGCCGTCGTCACGACTGCTCGTACGCGATTCATGACGCCGACGGTCCCGCAACCGGCCATCGCCGCGCTGATCATGGTCCGGATCTGTGGACGACCGGCCGGTTGTGGACATCGCCGTCACCCGGCACCCCCGCGGTCCCGTACACTTCTTCTGGCGATCCGGGTCACCCGGGTCGACTTCGCACGCCCCGCCACCACCCTCGTCATCGGTCGGTGGCCGCGCCTCTCGGTCCCCTGTGGCACGGCGCGCCGGGGCGTCAGGACACAACCGGGAAAACTCAAGGAGATACGGCCATGGCCGTCGTCACGATGCGGGAGCTGCTGGAGAGCGGCGTCCACTTCGGTCACCAGACCCGTCGCTGGAACCCGAAGATGAAGCGCTTCATCTTCACCGAGCGCAACGGCATCTACATCATCGACCTGCTCCAGTCGCTGTCGTACATCGACCGCGCCTACGAGTTCGTCAAGGAGACCGTCGCGCACGGCGGCTCCATCATGTTCGTCGGCACGAAGAAGCAGGCGCAGGAGGCCATCGCCGAGCAGGCCACCCGCGTCGGCATGCCCTACGTCAACCAGCGCTGGCTCGGCGGCATGCTCACCAACTTCTCCACCGTCTACAAGCGCCTTCAGCGTCTGAAGGAGCTCGAGGCGATCGACTTCGAGGACGTGGCCGCCTCCGGTCTCACCAAGAAGGAGCTCCTGGTCCTCTCGCGCGAGAAGGCCAAGCTGGAGAAGACCCTCGGTGGCATCCGCGAGATGCAGAAGGTTCCGAGCGCCGTCTGGATCGTCGACACCAAGAAGGAGCACATCGCCGTCGGTGAGGCGCGCAAGCTCCACATCCCGGTCGTCGCGATCCTCGACACCAACTGCGACCCGGACGAGGTCGACTACAAGATCCCGGGCAACGACGACGCGATCCGCTCCGTCACCCTGCTCACCCGCGTGATCGCCGACGCCGTCGCGGAGGGCCTCATCGCCCGTTCCGGCGTCGCGACCGGTGACTCGAAGCCGGGCGAGAAGGCCGCCGGCGAGCCGTTGGCCGAGTGGGAGCGCGACCTGCTCGAGGGCGAGAAGAAGGCCGACGAGACCCCGGCCGCCGAGGCTGAGAAGCCGGCCGACGCCGAGAAGCCGGCCGACGCCGAGCAGGCGGCCGACGCCGCTGCCGAGGCTCCGGCCGCGGACGCCGACAAGGCCTGACACCCAGGTTCCGGTAGCCGGCGGCGGGGGCCCATGAAGCCCCCGCCGTCGGCCCGTAGATCGTTCGACCTCAGCTCTTCGACTTCAGAGAGATTCACAGACATGGCGAACTACACCGCCGCTGACGTTAAGAAGCTCCGCGAGCTCACCGGCGCGGGCATGATGGACTGCAAGAAGGCGCTCGACGAGGCCGACGGCAACGTCGACAAGGCCGTCGAGGCCCTGCGCATCAAGGGCCAGAAGGGCGTCGCCAAGCGCGAGGGCCGCTCCGCCGAGAACGGCGCCGTCGTCTCCCTCATCGCCGACGACAGCACCTCCGGTGTGATCGTCGAGCTGAAGTGCGAGACGGACTTCGTCGCCAAGGGCGAGAAGTTCCA
The Streptomyces tirandamycinicus DNA segment above includes these coding regions:
- the whiG gene encoding RNA polymerase sigma factor WhiG translates to MPQHTSGSDHAAVPPAARGSVRPPAPSSLEELWRSYKATGDERLREQLILHYSPLVKYVAGRVSVGLPSNVEQADFVSSGVFGLIDAIEKFDIERSIKFETYAITRIRGAMIDELRALDWIPRSVRQKARNVERAYATLEAQLRRTPSESEVAAEMGISLEELHSVFSQLSLANVVALEELLHVGGEGGDRLSLMDTLEDTAADNPVEVAEDRELRRLLARAINTLPDREKTVVTLYYYEGLTLAEIGNVLGVTESRVSQIHTKSVLQLRAKLADVAR
- a CDS encoding TetR/AcrR family transcriptional regulator — protein: MAEHRTMQRAALLDAARSLLSEGGTEALTFPALAERTGLARSSVYEYFRSRAAVVEELCAVDFPVWAAEVEAAMAAADTAEGKVEAYVRRQLELVGDRRHRAVVAISASELDDGAREKIRAAHGGLVAMIVEALGELGHQHPRLAAMLLQGVVDAAVRRIELGAAEEPPAIAEAAVSMALRGVRGA
- the rpsB gene encoding 30S ribosomal protein S2, with translation MAVVTMRELLESGVHFGHQTRRWNPKMKRFIFTERNGIYIIDLLQSLSYIDRAYEFVKETVAHGGSIMFVGTKKQAQEAIAEQATRVGMPYVNQRWLGGMLTNFSTVYKRLQRLKELEAIDFEDVAASGLTKKELLVLSREKAKLEKTLGGIREMQKVPSAVWIVDTKKEHIAVGEARKLHIPVVAILDTNCDPDEVDYKIPGNDDAIRSVTLLTRVIADAVAEGLIARSGVATGDSKPGEKAAGEPLAEWERDLLEGEKKADETPAAEAEKPADAEKPADAEQAADAAAEAPAADADKA